The DNA region ATGAATCTGTTGAGGCTTATTTCGTCTGCTTCTATCAAATAATTCGTATTGTTCTAAGTTAGAAATATAATCTTTTACAGCATTCACAGTATCATCAAAGCTATAGTCGTTATTCATAATTAAATGCGTTCTCAATTCGGAgggtgaatttgaaataaacactgttttgcaaatttttagaatatttgatttataaagtaatttttctggatcagttATTGGATCTGCATCTATTCGATAATTAATTCGTATTTTTAAGGCAATTATGCGGtctataaaattcaatgaatcttCATGAggctttttatttaaaaattgtaaCTGATGGATTAATACGTCTAGGTTGATAAGATCTCCAAATTTAGTATAGAGAAATTGTTTGAGAAGTTCCCAATTATTAGGAATATCGGAAGTTAATACTTCAGCACGAGCTCTATTAATTGATTTTGATTTTACAATAGCAAAGCAATAATTTTTAACGATTTGGTTCTCATTAGCGAACATCcttaaataatgaaatgaaagaatattgggattcttggactaattttctttattgttcttcaatacaatgccgacgtttcgaaacgacttgtttctttttcaaggctaaaaatttttaaacacattaaaatttttcatgattttctgatgtgccgccccggcagagtgcccggtcctgacggcggccctgtGTTTACAAACATAGTCACCGACGATATACAGGCTGCTACAGGAAATTATTCTATTTGTAtatcgcattgattttcgtagtacctagcgggtgaattgagaagagattaattgtggaggttgcagaaaaattatgatggttagagagccttcttcttcttcttcctctttcaATAGGACCAAGTCCTGTTCAATCCTGTACATTTGGCCCTCTTCTGGGATCTTCCTCCGATACCGAACTCCAGCTCTCGTACGTACCACCTTTTTGGTGGTTTTCCTACAGGTCTGCGTTTGTTCGGTTTCTGATTTTTAGCCCACTTTGCCCATCTGTCTTCTGGCATTCTTTCTACGAGATCCCTCGAGAACCGTTTTCGTGTCCTGACCCATCTCACCACATCCTGTACGCCCAATTCTGCTCTTATGTCACTTCTTATTCGGTCCCTTAGAGTGACTCCCTTGATGGTTCGCAATATTTTCATCTCTGTGGTTCTCATTATGCTTTTTGTTTTCGATGTTtcggctctagtttctgaggcaTACGTGAGAATAGGTCTTACACACGTTTTGTAGATTCTGGTCTTGCTCTGTGAACTCATCGCTTTGTTCCTCCACACTATATCTCTCAGATAGCCGCTGACTCTCGATGCCTTTATCGATTGTGTTCGTGCCTCTTCTAATAGGTTTCTTTCACACGATATATTTGTTTCCAGGTAATTGAATCTTGATACCTGCTGTATTATTCCACTATCGACTGCCAATTTGCATCTAATAGGATTTTTAGAGATGACCATTGATTGTGTCTTGTTGATGGAAATGctcatattaaatttttcagcgGATATTTTCATCTTATATAATAGACATTGCACGGCATCTTCATTTCCTGCTACGACAACACCATCGTCTGCGTAAAACAACACCTTTAGGGATCGGTCACCCATTCAGTATCCTGCATTGACTCTGTTGACATCCTCTACAATTTGGTCTATTATGATGTTGAATAGAGTTGGGCTGAGACTGTCTCCCTGTCGAATACCAGCATTGATTTGAAGTACTTCAGAGAGTCCTTCCTTAGTTTTAATTCTTGTTCTGGTTCCTCTATAAAGTTCTTTAATGATTCTTTGGTACTTATAGTCTATGTTGTTTTTCTCAAGACTCCTTATTACGTCGCTTAGGCGTATCCTATCAAATGCTTTGGTGAAGTCCACAAAACAGACAGACATGGGTTTATTGAACTCTATCGACTTTTGCACTAACTGACGAACTATGAATATTGCGTCCACAGTTGATCTATTAGGCCTGAATTCTTGTTGTTCTTCGGATATTGGTATCTTAGAGAGTAATCcatatatctatgtacctactacaactacagctccacacattctttaacagatattatagggaacgatatcaatgtgatttactcaaaatatcacaactcgaatatgccctctatggacttctcgaattgttcgatcggccgcatacatattaacattccgatatgaatcgatagaaaatttttgcaatcgtaattcacattcaattcaaaatgtgatcgtcggaaaaatcttgtaataactcctttattaattgagcgattaatgatctcgaacattaatctcaatcattaatcgctttcattaatttagtttgattgaataactatttcaacacAATACCCGATTATAATATCATAGCATGAAAAGATTATCgtgatgttctcgaaattctctaagaaaattgaaattttcgaaaactgctaagaattatcttgaaaaaaacaccttgtaaaatttcaacctttatttaatttttatcaTATAATAGGTGCATATAAGAACTAGTTGGGTTGGTTCCCACAAGTCACAATACCGTCACCCAGTTACAGGAACGTCGAAGAAATGTATTATCAGAAATCTACACattatttacaaattttcaatgtttaattttatatttaaatataaCGCCTTGCATTTTTTACATTCTCCATATCAGGAA from Coccinella septempunctata chromosome 1, icCocSept1.1, whole genome shotgun sequence includes:
- the LOC123308742 gene encoding uncharacterized protein LOC123308742, which encodes MGDRSLKVLFYADDGVVVAGNEDAVQCLLYKMKISAEKFNMSISINKTQSMVISKNPIRCKLAVDSGIIQQVSRFNYLETNISCERNLLEEARTQSIKASRVSGYLRDIVWRNKAMSSQSKTRIYKTCVRPILTYASETRAETSKTKSIMRTTEMKILRTIKGVTLRDRIRSDIRAELGVQDVVRWVRTRKRFSRDLVERMPEDRWAKWAKNQKPNKRRPVGKPPKRWYVRELEFGIGGRSQKRAKCTGLNRTWSY